In Pirellulales bacterium, a single genomic region encodes these proteins:
- a CDS encoding S46 family peptidase: MPKQFSQCRAIRALRLFPILSLVLLPMLTNSSIGDEGMWLFNNPPTKLLKQKYGFEPSAQWLEHLQRAAVRFNDGGSGSFISADGLVLTNHHVGRGALQKLSTPEHDYTNEGFHAKTRADELRAVDSELNVLQSIEDVTDRVNAAVKPGMTSAQAHEAIRAVTNTIEKESHDATGLRSDVVTLYHGAVYHLYRYKRYTDVRIVFSPEEAIAFFGGDPDNFEYPRYDLDFCLFRVYEDGKPAKIEHYLKWNPQGIHDDELVFVAGHPGHTDRMDTVDHLEFIRDMNLPRRLDQLYRREVVLGAFGARSQENARRAQNELLGAQNSRKALGGQLAGLQDPATMARKREEEKSLREKLAERERSGDAAKPKSDLAAWDDVAAALSAWRKIYTDLDMLEAEQGFNSRLFRLARTLVRLPAEDAKSNSERFPEFAESSRPSLEQRLYSTAPIYDNLETLNLADSLSSLVTKLGADNDVVVKVLAGKSPRDRAAELIHGTKLKDVAERKRLAAGGTKAIEQSTDPMIELARLVDPPSRALRKKYEEEVQEPLRQAYSKIAAARFAITGTDTYPDATFTLRLAFGVVRGFTDEGQTIPPWTTMAGAFERAAEHKNQEPFRLPESWLKHKDRIDLKTPMDFICTADIIGGNSGSPVVNRRGELVGLIFDGNIQSLVLDFVYTDEKARAVAVDARAIVEALRKIYDAGEIADEIAGKTRVAEKPAR, encoded by the coding sequence ATGCCGAAGCAGTTTTCCCAATGCCGTGCCATCCGCGCGTTGCGTCTATTCCCGATCCTTTCGCTGGTTTTGTTGCCCATGTTGACCAACTCTTCAATTGGCGACGAAGGCATGTGGCTATTCAATAACCCGCCGACCAAGCTGCTCAAGCAGAAGTATGGTTTCGAGCCGTCGGCACAATGGCTGGAGCACCTGCAACGGGCGGCCGTCCGGTTCAATGACGGCGGGAGCGGATCGTTCATCTCCGCCGACGGCCTCGTGCTCACGAACCATCACGTCGGCCGCGGGGCGCTGCAAAAACTGAGCACGCCCGAGCACGATTACACGAACGAGGGCTTCCACGCCAAGACGCGGGCCGACGAGTTGCGGGCCGTCGATAGCGAACTCAATGTGCTGCAAAGCATCGAGGACGTCACCGACAGGGTCAACGCGGCGGTGAAGCCCGGCATGACCTCGGCTCAGGCCCATGAAGCCATTCGGGCAGTCACCAACACGATCGAGAAGGAATCGCACGACGCCACCGGCCTGCGCAGCGACGTGGTCACTCTCTATCACGGCGCGGTTTATCATCTCTATCGCTACAAGCGCTACACCGACGTGCGGATCGTTTTCTCGCCCGAGGAGGCAATCGCCTTCTTCGGCGGCGATCCCGACAACTTCGAATACCCGCGCTACGATCTCGATTTCTGTCTGTTTCGAGTCTACGAAGACGGCAAGCCAGCCAAGATTGAGCATTATCTCAAGTGGAACCCACAGGGAATTCACGACGATGAGCTGGTCTTCGTCGCCGGCCATCCTGGGCACACCGATCGGATGGACACGGTCGATCACCTCGAATTCATTCGCGATATGAATCTTCCGCGGCGCCTTGATCAACTCTACCGGCGAGAGGTCGTCTTGGGAGCATTCGGCGCGCGGAGTCAAGAGAATGCTCGGCGGGCGCAGAACGAACTCTTGGGCGCGCAAAATTCTCGCAAGGCCCTCGGCGGTCAGCTTGCCGGCTTACAAGACCCGGCCACGATGGCCCGCAAACGCGAGGAAGAGAAGTCGCTCCGCGAGAAGCTGGCGGAACGCGAGCGGTCGGGCGACGCGGCAAAACCGAAATCCGACTTGGCCGCCTGGGACGATGTCGCCGCGGCCCTGTCGGCTTGGCGCAAGATTTACACCGACCTGGATATGCTCGAGGCCGAGCAAGGCTTCAATAGCCGGCTGTTTCGGCTCGCCCGCACGCTCGTGCGGCTGCCGGCCGAAGACGCCAAGTCGAACTCCGAGCGGTTTCCCGAGTTCGCCGAATCGAGCCGGCCATCGCTCGAGCAGCGACTTTATTCCACCGCTCCGATCTACGACAATCTGGAAACGCTCAATCTAGCCGACTCGCTCTCGTCGCTCGTGACCAAGCTGGGGGCCGACAACGACGTGGTCGTGAAAGTGCTTGCCGGCAAATCGCCGCGCGATCGGGCCGCCGAATTGATTCACGGCACGAAGCTCAAAGACGTGGCCGAACGGAAGCGGCTGGCGGCCGGCGGCACGAAGGCGATCGAACAATCGACCGATCCAATGATCGAGCTGGCCCGGCTGGTCGATCCGCCGTCGCGAGCGCTGCGTAAGAAGTACGAGGAAGAGGTGCAAGAGCCTCTGCGGCAGGCCTACTCGAAGATCGCCGCCGCGCGGTTCGCCATCACGGGGACCGACACGTACCCGGATGCCACCTTCACGCTCCGGCTGGCCTTCGGCGTCGTCAGAGGCTTCACCGACGAAGGGCAGACGATCCCCCCCTGGACCACGATGGCCGGCGCGTTCGAGCGCGCGGCAGAGCATAAGAACCAGGAGCCGTTCCGCCTGCCCGAAAGCTGGCTCAAACACAAGGATCGGATCGACCTGAAAACGCCGATGGATTTCATCTGCACGGCCGACATCATCGGCGGCAACTCGGGGAGCCCCGTGGTCAATCGCCGCGGCGAATTGGTCGGCCTCATCTTCGACGGCAACATCCAATCGCTGGTGCTCGACTTCGTCTATACCGACGAGAAAGCCCGGGCCGTGGCAGTCGACGCCCGGGCAATCGTCGAGGCGCTACGCAAGATCTACGACGCCGGCGAGATCGCGGACGAGATTGCCGGGAAGACGAGAGTGGCCGAGAAGCCGGCGCGATGA
- a CDS encoding NIPSNAP family protein, translated as MTSSPFLAAIDLAITASATLFATDSPKDTRCFELRVYTAADGKLDALHARFRDHTCKLFEKHGMTNIGYWVPLENTEHKLYYILAYPSRDARAKSWKEFMADPDWKAAQAASEKDGKLVTHVESTFLHATDFSPEIKPATDGEPRVFELRTYTASPGNLELLHARFRDHTIALFAKHGMTNLGYWSLDADQKGAGDTLVYLLAHKSKQARDDSFKVFGADPEWQAAKAASEKAGRGSLTAPDGVKSVLLSPTDYSPTK; from the coding sequence ATGACCTCCAGCCCCTTTCTCGCCGCGATCGATCTCGCTATAACCGCCAGCGCGACCCTTTTCGCCACTGACTCGCCGAAGGACACACGCTGCTTCGAACTGCGGGTTTATACCGCGGCCGACGGCAAGCTCGATGCGCTGCATGCGAGGTTTCGCGATCACACTTGCAAACTGTTCGAGAAGCATGGCATGACGAACATCGGGTATTGGGTGCCGCTGGAGAACACGGAGCACAAGCTCTACTACATCCTGGCGTATCCGAGCCGCGATGCGCGGGCCAAATCGTGGAAGGAGTTTATGGCCGATCCCGATTGGAAAGCCGCTCAGGCTGCCTCGGAAAAGGACGGCAAGCTCGTGACCCACGTCGAATCGACCTTTTTGCACGCGACCGATTTCAGTCCCGAGATCAAGCCGGCCACCGACGGCGAGCCGCGCGTGTTCGAGCTGCGCACCTACACGGCCTCGCCGGGCAATCTTGAACTTCTGCACGCCCGATTCCGCGACCACACGATCGCGCTCTTCGCCAAGCACGGCATGACCAACCTCGGCTATTGGTCGCTCGACGCCGATCAGAAGGGCGCCGGCGACACTCTCGTCTACTTGCTCGCCCATAAATCGAAGCAGGCGCGCGACGACAGCTTCAAAGTCTTCGGGGCTGACCCAGAATGGCAAGCCGCCAAAGCGGCATCCGAAAAGGCCGGCCGTGGCTCATTGACCGCCCCGGACGGCGTGAAGTCCGTCCTGCTTTCGCCGACCGACTATTCGCCGACGAAATGA